gatagtCACATTCTGTCAtcgtgaaatttaaaaaattcataagttGGGAGAGGGATTATCAAACGGATTCGGGCTAGGGCCCGATCAGCCTATATCAACCTAAATCATTTCGAGGCAGGCCCAATGTTGCAATGATCTCCTCTCTTCTATCAAACGTGCAATAATGCATGCACGATCATGTGCAGTACAAGCATCAAGAACTTGTCCATGTAATGGCGTGAGGAAAAGGGCATTCCACAGGAGATTTGATCTGATTCGTTGATCACAACGTATCAAGATCACACCTCTCTCAGTTACAATTAAATGGGAGATAGATGTGAAAACAGATAAACTCGACGGGGTGCGGTAAAGCTCGACTTCTAGGAAACAGACTAGTAAAATTTTCGCTTGAAGCAGTCAATAAGTTTGAAGGGCAATCACAGAATGCTTCCGGTAGACAAGGAACTCCACCAACCACGGCGAAGATCCCGAAGTCTTTCTAGTTCTGAAAACGTTGCGATGGTAAAAGCTGTCAAAGGAGACGTTGGAgattatgtgattgtgtggAAGAGGTAGATTGCATCTTGAACTGCAATTCTGCGTAAGGTTCTTGCCCTGGATAAGACGTCAATGTAACTATCGTATTAAATGAACGACCTCCCTACCAAACCAGACACAGCTGTCATTCTCTGCAGAAACATACAACCTCTCATGATTCCTCTGCCGGCAGGGCTTCGTAGTCATGTAGAGCAGCTACTTTCGCAGATTCTTATATCAATGGTTGCTTAGCATGAGTGTTGTTTCGGGATTTCTCAATGGATGGATCTCGGTTTTGATCGGTGAAGTTAAAAGGGTTTAACTGCATCAATGTTACGATTCCCTGAACTCTTCTTGCGTCATTGGAtactaaaagaaatttttgtttcaagtTATATAACAGTGATTCATGACAGACAATTTGGAGTGAATAAAGTAAAGAAACTGGCACTACATGTTCAAATATAGATTACACCACTGATAGATACATACATTCAGACATTAGGGGGCAGAATATGATAACCAAACCAAACTGACACATGATTATTAGCATTCAGCTATCCGCTGGCCAATACCCGGTCACACACCTTACCATGATACAGCATGTTTCACTCTTCCTGCGAAGGCCAAAGGAAAGCCCCCATGGCGAACTTCCTCTTCTGGTCGACATCGCCAGACACAGGCAAGCCATACTCGTTCAGGAGGCGATCCAGCTTCCACTCGGGCATATTCTCATAGTCTTTCTTCTTGTACCTCGGGTAATGCAGCGGCATTTGGAAGGAGGACCGGTTATTAGTGCTATTATTCATATGCTGCCCATAAGACCTCCCTCCGGGCATAGAGAAGGCGGCGTTTGCTAGACTAGTTCCCGCCATCGATATCTTCTTGCTTTGCACTATTTCTTGGTGCATAAGGGAACTGCAATTTGCCCTTTTATAGGCATCCTACGGGGAGGGCGAttagagagaaagagtgagaacATTGGAGCGGGTACTGGATAGGGTAACATTAATGTCATGAAAGTGGACATTTAGAGAATGGTGGTGGGGTTTCGATAGAATTGTA
This sequence is a window from Rhodamnia argentea isolate NSW1041297 chromosome 3, ASM2092103v1, whole genome shotgun sequence. Protein-coding genes within it:
- the LOC115754706 gene encoding uncharacterized protein LOC115754706: MHQEIVQSKKISMAGTSLANAAFSMPGGRSYGQHMNNSTNNRSSFQMPLHYPRYKKKDYENMPEWKLDRLLNEYGLPVSGDVDQKRKFAMGAFLWPSQEE